In a genomic window of Holophagales bacterium:
- a CDS encoding DUF3857 domain-containing protein: protein MRNPVRSGFVFLCVLLAGAAIAAQPQVVTKATAPSANAPKAFAFPGGPDAEALLLADRYTLRADGAVVHERTLRMKVNSSLAINRDFGESRIVWDPAVETFEVLYNRTVRPSGEVVEGPANAIVDELPPGVHRNPLWSKLRRRVIVHTALEPGAVIEASWRVTRAASTQAGMTVAEPLAFAFPVAQRLVEVEAPAGVELVASAAAEGGPAAECTTTGASRTCRWRRESVAALPAEPGTPARVEFEPYALAAAGSPAGKGWAADELQRRWDAAGPVPAGAIEAVRKAVGSEPDRERALLAALTALSDAINVSGALPASHTGWAIHPLAAVWAAGWASPLEMAALQARVLGELGFEARPGLLLAGPQAGRAPGFALHDRAVLLVRFGAGDDRLYDPAEPKAETPLERHLDRAHLVVPGDSVDLGALAAPWRRRLVASLKIDEKGGVKGELALTTIGGATPHVGLVRDPQKLAERLAGGLIEGAKVTSARTTRLQRGEASLSASFEGALPEKNARGLHAVTLAGVPGGVTDELPPLPGAGRLSPIALPGPGSEELEVTLDLPKGWTVATPPSSAKVANTLGEVAASGTSGADGRVVVRRSISLATRSAPAADAGKARELLVAWSSPGSRVLLLRPPAGKP from the coding sequence ATGCGCAACCCGGTTCGCTCGGGATTCGTCTTCCTCTGCGTCCTCCTCGCCGGGGCCGCGATCGCCGCGCAGCCGCAGGTCGTCACGAAGGCCACGGCCCCCTCCGCCAACGCGCCGAAGGCGTTCGCCTTCCCGGGCGGCCCGGACGCCGAGGCCCTGCTCCTCGCCGACCGCTACACGCTTCGCGCGGACGGGGCCGTCGTCCACGAGCGCACGCTGCGGATGAAGGTCAATTCCTCGCTCGCCATCAACCGCGACTTCGGCGAGAGCCGGATCGTGTGGGACCCGGCGGTCGAGACGTTCGAGGTGCTCTACAACCGCACGGTGCGGCCGTCCGGCGAGGTCGTGGAGGGGCCGGCCAACGCGATCGTCGACGAGCTGCCGCCCGGGGTCCACAGGAACCCCCTCTGGAGCAAGCTGCGCCGCAGGGTGATCGTGCACACCGCGCTCGAGCCGGGCGCGGTGATCGAGGCGTCGTGGCGCGTCACCCGTGCCGCTTCCACGCAGGCCGGGATGACCGTCGCCGAGCCGCTCGCCTTCGCCTTCCCCGTCGCCCAGCGCCTCGTCGAGGTCGAGGCCCCGGCCGGCGTCGAGCTCGTCGCTTCGGCCGCCGCGGAGGGCGGACCGGCGGCAGAGTGCACGACCACGGGAGCCAGCCGCACGTGCCGCTGGAGGCGCGAGAGCGTCGCCGCGCTTCCCGCGGAGCCCGGCACGCCCGCGCGCGTGGAGTTCGAGCCGTACGCGCTCGCTGCGGCGGGATCTCCCGCGGGAAAGGGCTGGGCCGCGGACGAGCTCCAGCGGCGCTGGGACGCGGCCGGACCGGTGCCCGCCGGCGCGATCGAAGCGGTCCGCAAGGCGGTCGGCTCCGAGCCGGATCGCGAGCGCGCCCTCCTCGCGGCGCTGACGGCCCTCTCCGACGCCATCAACGTCTCGGGCGCGCTCCCCGCGTCGCACACGGGCTGGGCCATTCACCCGCTCGCCGCCGTCTGGGCGGCGGGGTGGGCGTCGCCGCTCGAGATGGCGGCGCTCCAGGCGCGCGTCCTCGGCGAGCTCGGCTTCGAGGCCCGTCCCGGCCTCCTCCTGGCCGGCCCGCAGGCCGGCCGGGCCCCGGGTTTCGCGCTCCACGACCGGGCCGTCCTGCTGGTGCGGTTCGGCGCGGGCGACGATCGTCTCTACGACCCGGCGGAGCCGAAGGCCGAGACGCCTCTGGAACGCCACCTCGACCGCGCCCACCTCGTCGTCCCGGGCGACTCCGTCGATCTCGGCGCGCTCGCCGCGCCGTGGCGGCGCCGTCTCGTGGCTTCGCTGAAGATCGACGAGAAAGGCGGCGTCAAGGGTGAGCTGGCGCTGACGACGATCGGCGGCGCCACGCCCCACGTGGGGCTGGTCCGCGACCCGCAGAAGCTCGCGGAACGGCTCGCCGGCGGACTGATCGAGGGCGCCAAGGTCACGAGCGCCCGCACGACGCGGCTCCAGCGGGGCGAAGCGTCGCTCTCGGCGTCATTCGAGGGCGCGCTGCCCGAGAAGAACGCGCGCGGCCTTCACGCCGTGACGCTCGCCGGGGTCCCCGGCGGCGTCACGGACGAGCTGCCGCCGCTCCCCGGCGCCGGCCGGCTTTCGCCGATCGCGCTGCCCGGCCCGGGCAGCGAGGAGCTCGAGGTCACGCTCGACCTGCCCAAGGGCTGGACCGTCGCGACGCCGCCGAGCTCGGCGAAGGTCGCGAACACCCTGGGGGAGGTCGCCGCGAGCGGTACCTCCGGAGCCGACGGCAGGGTCGTCGTGCGAAGGAGCATCTCCCTCGCCACGCGCAGCGCGCCCGCCGCGGACGCGGGCAAGGCGAGAGAGCTGCTGGTCGCCTGGAGCTCGCCAGGTTCGCGCGTGCTGCTGCTCCGGCCGCCCGCCGGGAAGCCGTAG